A genomic region of Pseudochaenichthys georgianus chromosome 12, fPseGeo1.2, whole genome shotgun sequence contains the following coding sequences:
- the LOC117456621 gene encoding proteinase-activated receptor 3 gives MGKLFLFFLVFVLCLSGTLQKKGKQEKNNSNSSAIPGPRTFFGDPGIKTKSLFVLNETQAPLPSESPPALQSLSNSTVGFLDGVLSTRVIPIIYMLVVAVGIPANVAILCTLVTKIRKVSSAILYCSLAVSDLFLLLSLLFKAHYHFHGNNWVLGEAACRMVTACFYGNLYCSAQTLACISIKRYLAVVHPFMYKSLPKRAVTAWVTLAVWGAFGAAVVPQLLVQQSYWLPEVRRITCHDVLPVFSESHVFLLYYNLFLTVFGLLVPLVVTVVCYGRIVCELNRSHHDWAMYIQASSLVFVIFLLCFTPAGALHLLHYAQLFVYGTESLYVHFKVAVCLCCLHACLDPFLFLLMSKSVGTRLYFRAFKGKTLSLSV, from the coding sequence ggaAACAGGAAAAGAATAACAGCAACAGCTCTGCCATTCCAGGGCCAAGAACATTTTTTGGGGACCCAGGCATTAAGACCAAGTCCTTGTTTGTCCTAAATGAGACACAGGCTCCCCTTCCATCTGAATCCCCTCCAGCACTGCAGTCCCTTAGCAACAGCACAGTGGGGTTCCTGGACGGGGTCCTGAGCACCCGGGTCATCCCCATCATTTACATGTTGGTCGTCGCTGTCGGGATCCCGGCCAACGTCGCCATCTTGTGCACGCTGGTCACAAAAATACGGAAGGTGTCCTCCGCCATCCTGTACTGCAGCCTGGCCGTCTCcgacctcttcctcctcctctccctcctcttcaAGGCTCACTACCATTTCCATGGAAACAACTGGGTGCTCGGGGAGGCTGCGTGTCGGATGGTCACGGCCTGTTTCTATGGCAACCTCTACTGCTCGGCCCAGACGCTGGCCTGCATCAGCATCAAGCGCTACCTGGCCGTGGTGCACCCGTTCATGTACAAAAGCCTCCCCAAAAGGGCGGTCACTGCGTGGGTCACCTTGGCAGTGTGGGGGGCGTTCGGGGCCGCCGTGGTCCCCCAGCTCCTGGTGCAGCAGAGCTATTGGCTCCCTGAGGTGCGGCGTATCACCTGCCATGACGTCCTGCCTGTGTTCTCCGAATCCCACGTCTTCCTGCTCTACTACAACCTGTTTCTGACCGTCTTCGGCCTCCTGGTGCCGCTGGTGGTTACGGTTGTGTGCTACGGTCGCATCGTGTGTGAGCTCAACCGATCTCACCACGACTGGGCCATGTACATCCAGGCCAGCTCTCTGGTGTTTGTGATCTTCCTGCTGTGTTTCACTCCCGCTGGAGCCCTGCACCTCCTCCATTATGCGCAACTGTTTGTGTACGGGACGGAGAGTTTGTACGTCCATTTTAAAGTGGCGGTGTGTTTGTGCTGCCTCCATGCATGTCTGGACcctttcctcttcctcctgatgTCAAAGTCCGTAGGGACAAGGCTTTACTTCAGGGCCTTTAAAGGCAAAACTCTGAGCTTGTCCGTCTAA